DNA from Syntrophales bacterium:
CGGAGGCGCAAGTCCGCAGGCCTCGGCTACGGTTCGCACGGCGCCTTTCATCACGCGCAGCCGCTGCCTGTTCTGCTCTACCACGGCTTCCGTCCGCCGGTTTTTCGCATCGAAGGGCGAGAAGGAGACGGGGGTGATCTTGGGAAGGCTGTCGAAAATATGCCGCTCTTTTGCCGCGGCGAGAAACGCTATGTCGATTGGATCCTGGTTGGCTTCCTGGGACGCGAGCGCGCCGGCGAACAGCACGTCGGCTTCCGTCGCATGTTCCAGCGGGATCACGCCGGTGACGGCCAGTTGGTTCATCGTGATCGTGCCCGTCTTGTCCACGCAGAGCACGTCCATCGTTGCGGCATCCTCCGCGGCGCTGAGGCGCGTGACCAATACGCCGCGCTTCGCCAGCTCCTTCGACCCGAAGGCCATGCTGACGGTGAACATGACGGGGAGGGCGACCGGCACCGCGCTCATCAACAAGACGAGCATGAGCGGGATCATCTCGATGAGGGGCACGTGGCGGATCAGCGACAGGACGATTACTGCGCCCAGCAGCGCACCGACGATGATGAAGAGCCAGCGGACCAGCTTGGCCACAACCGCTTCGATGTGCAGCTTCGGACGCGCCTCCTGCACGAGTTCCGTGGTGCGGCCGAAGTAGGTCTGCGCCCCGGTCAGCATGACCACGCCGTTGCCTTCTCCCCGGCGGACGACGGATCCCGACGAGAGCACTCCGCCTGGGGCTATAGCGACATCCATCGACTCGCCGGTGAGGGCCGACTGGTCAATGCTCAATGTCCCGGTGAGAAGTTTCATGTCCGCCGGAACGATGTCACCTGGGCGTACACGGACGATGTCGCCGGGGACCAGCTCCCGGGCCGGGATGACCTGCCAGCTCATGTCGCGCAGCACGCGCGCGCTGACCTGCAACCGTCGCCGCAGCGTTTCGACGACGCCGGCGGCGCGGTGCTCTTGCGCAAAGCTCAATACGGCATTGACGACCAGCAGCGCACTGACCACAGCGAGGTCCGAGTATTTCCGGAGGACGGCCGACAGGACCATGATCAGTTCGAGCATCCACGCCGACACGCCCCAGAATTTGCCAAGAAATTTGAGGAGGGGGCGCCCTCGTCGCTCGGTCACCTCATTGTAGCCGTGCTCCTTCCTGCGGGCGTCCACCTCCGCGCGCGTGAGACCTGCCTCCGGGTTCGCGCGGAGCGTCGCGAGCGTATCGGAAACAGACGTGGAAGCGAGGTCTGGTTCCTTCTTATAGGATGGCAATGAGCTCAAGATCAGGCACCTCCGGTAATTGTGACAGCCCGACGCATGAAGAGATTTCGCAGCGCGAAGCTAAGAACCGCTTTGTTCAAACCCTATGGAAGGGTTTTGTAAGTCTTTGAATTTTAAAATCGCATATGTTTATTTCGGACTACTATGGAAGAATTTTTCCATGAAATCAAGAAAATAATCAAAGGATGCAAGATATCTCTTGACAAGCCAAAACAGCTCCCCTACACTCCAAGTGTCGAAAAGCACTATCTTAGTGCACCAGGAAAAGCTTGGCGAATCCAGTTGGTTGAGAACCCAATCTGACAAAGTTAGCCGACCGTCAGAACCTAGTTTTGTACCGTTGAAGCCGGGTAATGCCGGTGGAGGGAAGGGGTTGACAGGCAGGTGTATCGGGGAGGGGAAACAATGCAGGACACAGAGCCTATAAAAGCATTGTCAACGGAACTAAATCGGCTATCAGAGATTGCGGCAGGAGATTCAAAGGTTAAATTCACTTCATTAGCCCACCTATTGACCGAAGAATTTCTGAAGGATTGTTATCGCGAGTTGAACCATCAGGCAGCAGCGGGAATAGACCGGGTGAATTATGCAACCTACGGAGAGGATCTGGAGGGAAACATAACAGACCTGGTAAAGCGGCTGCGGAAAAAGCGGTACAGGGCGAACGACATTCGCCGGGTATGGATACCGAAGCCGGATGGAAGGCAGCGGTTTTTAGAAATTCCTGTTCTGGAGGACAGGATTGTACAGAGAGGAGTGGCGAAGATACTGAGCGCCATTTATGAACAAGACTTTCTGGACGTATCCTATGGGTTCCGGGAGGGGAAAAGCGGGCACGATGCGCTTAAGACGCTTGAGTTGAGCATTATGAAAGACGGGGCGAAGTATCTGTTAACGGAGAACACAAACATTGACTTACAGCGTCGGAAGAAACTGAGCTACTCGACTCAAAAATAAAACTATGCGCTGGATGCTGAGTGTAAAACTGGTATTGGGCATCGCGGTCATCATGACCGCTACCATGGGCTCGGCCCTCCTCCTGCTGACCATCAATACCCGTAACCTGATGATGGAGGACTTCAGTCGCTCCGCTATCCACCTCAGTGATGTGGCCGATGCCGGTCTGGAAAATGCCATGATCTCCCGGAAACAGGAAGAGATCGCGAACATAATGCAGGCCATCGGTCGCCGCGAAGGAATTGAGGGCGGGGCCATCTTCGACGCACGGGGCGAGATCAAATATTCCATCGACCCCGAAGAGGTGGGGCGCATCCTCACTGAGGACGATCCCACTTGCCGCCTGTGTCATGGCGCCACCCCCAAGGACCGGCCACAAACGATCATCTTGCCATCCAAACAGGGCGTGCCCATGCTGAGGGTGGCCCGGCCCCTGTATAACCAGCCTCGCTGCCAGGGCTGCCACCGGGAACGGAAGTTGGGGATGCTGGTTATCGATTTCTCCCTGGCCGGCGCCGAACGGAAGACGATGGCCGTGATAAGCAAACAGCTCCGTTGTACATTGACGGTTGCGGTCATCATCATCGCAGCGCTGATAGGCTTTGTGTATCTGATGGTCACCCGGCCGCTGGCGCACTTCGTCCGGATTATCCGGGCTATCAACGAGGGCGATCTGAACCGGCGGGTGAACCTGAGCCGCAAAGACGAGATCGGAGAGCTGGCCGCGTCTTTTGACGGCATGGTGCAGCGGATCAACGCCCACACCCGGGAACTTGAGGCGCTCAACGACATGGCGACCACGGTGGGCAAATCCCTCGATTTGCAGGAAATCCTGCCGCAGGTGGTTGAAAAGGTGTGTCGGCTAAGCGGAACAGAGGGCGCGGCCATTCACTTGCCGGATGAGCGGACAGGCGAGTTGGTTCTGGCCGCTTCCCACGGCATTCCCCCCCCGATACTGGAGAGACTGGTCCCTTTGAAGCCAGGCCAGAGTGTTGCCGACTGGTTCGCCGAGACAGGGAAACCGTTCCTCGAAGTGGAGAACACGGCAACTGATCCTCGCGCTGAGGCCGGATTAGGGGGATGGAGGTCGCTGGTCGTCGTGCCGCTGCGATTCGCCGGCAAAATGGTTGGCGCCTTGGGTACGGGAAACGTCACGCAGCGCCGTTTCACGCCCGGGGAGGTGGCGTTGTTCCAAGCCATCGGCAACCAGTTGGGGGTGGCTATCGAAAACGCCCGGCTCCACGCGGAAATGCAGCGCCTCTCCCAAACAGATCCGCTGACGGGTCTCTTTAATCGGCGCGGGTTGGATGAGCGGATGCAGATCGAGATACTACGGGCAAAGCGCTACCGGCATCCCCTGTCGGTGGTTATGATCGACATTGATCACTTCAAAAACTATAATGACGCGCACAGCCATCTTGAAGGCGATGTAATCCTGAAGCAAGTCGCCGAACTTTTTCGAATCCACGTGCGTGAAACCGATGTTGTCGCTCGCTTCGGCGG
Protein-coding regions in this window:
- a CDS encoding plasma-membrane proton-efflux P-type ATPase is translated as MSSLPSYKKEPDLASTSVSDTLATLRANPEAGLTRAEVDARRKEHGYNEVTERRGRPLLKFLGKFWGVSAWMLELIMVLSAVLRKYSDLAVVSALLVVNAVLSFAQEHRAAGVVETLRRRLQVSARVLRDMSWQVIPARELVPGDIVRVRPGDIVPADMKLLTGTLSIDQSALTGESMDVAIAPGGVLSSGSVVRRGEGNGVVMLTGAQTYFGRTTELVQEARPKLHIEAVVAKLVRWLFIIVGALLGAVIVLSLIRHVPLIEMIPLMLVLLMSAVPVALPVMFTVSMAFGSKELAKRGVLVTRLSAAEDAATMDVLCVDKTGTITMNQLAVTGVIPLEHATEADVLFAGALASQEANQDPIDIAFLAAAKERHIFDSLPKITPVSFSPFDAKNRRTEAVVEQNRQRLRVMKGAVRTVAEACGLAPPAIETLEAQVSESALKGYRTLAVARGAETGVPALVGLVTLYDPPRPDAKQLIATLRDLGVPVKMLTGDALAVAREIAQGVGLQNIRRVADLKAASAQAGSEAVDLLAGADGFAEVYPEDKYIVVQHLQAAGHVTGMTGDGVNDAPALRQAEVGIAVSTATDVAKGAASVVLTEPGLTNIVALVEQGRTIYQRILTWIINKISRTILKAAFVAIAFVATGKFVVSAFAMLLLVFMTDFAKIALATDHVRSSRKPETWNIGGFITVSVALGVAMVAEALLLLYIGWSHFGLAANDNALYTFSFLTLLYFAAFSIVSARERHWFWATMPSKTLVAAIIADALTGTVLTFVGLPGLLPLPWWQTLAIFIYAMVSCLVVNDAVKVAMIKWLVPAAAA
- a CDS encoding reverse transcriptase domain-containing protein; the protein is MQDTEPIKALSTELNRLSEIAAGDSKVKFTSLAHLLTEEFLKDCYRELNHQAAAGIDRVNYATYGEDLEGNITDLVKRLRKKRYRANDIRRVWIPKPDGRQRFLEIPVLEDRIVQRGVAKILSAIYEQDFLDVSYGFREGKSGHDALKTLELSIMKDGAKYLLTENTNIDLQRRKKLSYSTQK
- a CDS encoding diguanylate cyclase; this encodes MLSVKLVLGIAVIMTATMGSALLLLTINTRNLMMEDFSRSAIHLSDVADAGLENAMISRKQEEIANIMQAIGRREGIEGGAIFDARGEIKYSIDPEEVGRILTEDDPTCRLCHGATPKDRPQTIILPSKQGVPMLRVARPLYNQPRCQGCHRERKLGMLVIDFSLAGAERKTMAVISKQLRCTLTVAVIIIAALIGFVYLMVTRPLAHFVRIIRAINEGDLNRRVNLSRKDEIGELAASFDGMVQRINAHTRELEALNDMATTVGKSLDLQEILPQVVEKVCRLSGTEGAAIHLPDERTGELVLAASHGIPPPILERLVPLKPGQSVADWFAETGKPFLEVENTATDPRAEAGLGGWRSLVVVPLRFAGKMVGALGTGNVTQRRFTPGEVALFQAIGNQLGVAIENARLHAEMQRLSQTDPLTGLFNRRGLDERMQIEILRAKRYRHPLSVVMIDIDHFKNYNDAHSHLEGDVILKQVAELFRIHVRETDVVARFGGEEFLILLTETAKAEALEVAEKIRAAVSVRPFLHAGTQPEGKLTISLGVATSSADLSEAQELIDKADHALYGAKNAGRNRVREA